ATGTTTCTGCTGGTGTGGGGGGTGTTCGCGACGGCCTTCGGCTGGGTCGTCGCGACGGATTTCCGGGGTGCGGCCCGCCGCCTGCACGCGATGTCCCGCGCGGCCACGCCCTTCGGGGGCGCCGGGACATCGACCCCGGGAGTCGGCTTCCTCCGTCTCCTGGCGGGAGTGTTCGCCCTGGTCGGTCCCGTAGTCCTGGGCTCCGGGCTCGTCGGCCTGTGGCGCGGCGAGGAGGGGCCGGGGAAGATGCCCGCGCCCCCCGTCGAGTTCGTCGTGGTGGAGGCGCTCGTCGCCGGTGTCTTCCTGTGGAGGGCATGGCGCCGCTCCGGCCTGCTGCGCCGCGCGTGGGACGCCGGCACCGGTCCGCGGCGGGCCGCCGTGGCCGGCCTCACGACGGCGTTCCTCGCCTTCGTCGTGACGCTCGGCCTCGGCTGGGGGACCTGGATGATGACGAGCTGGCTGGTCGGCGGCCTGTGCGGGGTCTCTCTGCTGGTGGGCGGTCGCGGGCAGCGGTGAGGTCTCGCCCGGGTGGGCGAGGTGCGCCCGGACCCCGCTGTCCAGCGGCACGACGGCCCCTCGTCGCCGGGCGGGCGCCAGGACGCGCCGGTGAGGGGGTGACGGGGGGACGACCAGGACGGCGGGGCGTGGCCGGGCTCGCGCCGACGAGCAGCGCGAGCCCGGCCCGCTGCGCGGGGAGCAGTCGGAGCGGGGTGCCGGGAGGAGTCGTACGCGGGGCGTGTCGGCTCCCGCGCGCCGGCGGGCAGGTGGTTACGTGGCCGCGAACCCGTCGAGCCCAGCGAGGAGAACACCATGCGGATCCACGTGACCAGCGTCTTCGTCGACGACCAGGACAAGGCCCTGAGCTTCTACACGGAGAAGCTGGGCTTCGTGAAGAAGACCGAGGTCCCCCTCGGCGACTACCGCTGGCTGACCGTCGTCTCGCCGGAGAACCCGGACGGCACCGAGCTGCTCCTGGAGCCCGACGCGCACCCCGCCGCCAAGGCGTACACGAGGGCGCTCGTCGCGGACGGCATCCCGGCCACCTCCTTCGCCGTGGACGACGTCCGCGCCGAGTACGAGCGGCTGCGTGCCCTCGGTGTCCGCTTCACTCAGGAGCCGACGGAGGCGGGCCCGGTCACCATCGCGGTGCTGGACGACACCTGCGGCAACTTCATCCAGATCGTCCAGCTGTCCTAGCCGTCCCGCGATCAGGCGGCCGGCTTGCCGGGCTGGTCGTGGGTCGAGCAGTGGATGCCACCGCCGCCGGACGCGATCGTGTCGATCGGGATCTGCACGACCTCGCGCTTGGGGAAGTGGTCCTGGAGGATGCCGCGGGCGCGGTCGTCGGCCTTCTCGTCACCGAACTTCGGCATGAAGACGGAGTCGTTCGCGACGTAGAAGTTGGCGTACGTCGACACGAAGTCGTCGCCCTGGCCGGTGATCCGGTCGAGGTCGGGCTGCGGCAGGTCGATGATCTCGAAGCGCCGGCCGCGGGCGTCGGTGGCCTTCTCCAGGACCGCGCGGGCCTGGTCCGCCGAGCGGGACCAGGAGTCCGGGGGAGTGCCGGGGAAGGCCTGGTCGAGCAGGACCACACCGGGCGCGGTGAACCGCACGAGGCTGTCGACGTGCGCGTCGGTGATGTCCTGGCCGCGGACGCCCGCGAGCCAGACCACCTTCTCCACGCCGAGCGTCTCGATCAGCTCGTCCTCGATCTGGTCCCGGGTCTTCCCGCGGTTGCGGTTGTTGTTGACGATCGAGCTCTCGGTGACGAGGAGGGTGCCCTCGCCGTCGGTCTCGAAGGAGCCGCCCTCGGCGGTGAGCGGCGCCACCTCGCGGGGGATGCCGTACTTGGCGAGGAGCCTGCGCCCGACCAGGGCGTCGTTGTCGTGCGTCTGCTTGTTGCCCCAGCCGTTGAAGTTGAAGTCGATGCCGACGAGCTCGCCGTCGTCCTCCACGAAGACGGGGACGATGTCGCGGGCCCACAGGTCGTCGACGGGCATCGGGATGACCTCGACCTGCGAGCCGCAGGCCTTCTGGGCCGCGGCCTGCTGGGCCGGGCGGGCCATCATCACGACCGCCTCGTACTCGGACACGGCCCGGGCGATGCGGGCGATGTCCTCCCGTACGGAGGGGAGCTCCTCCCCCCAGACGGAGTCGAGCGCCGGCCAGGACATGAAGGTCCGGGTGTGGCTCTCCCATTCGGCGCCGAAGCGGCGCACGCCGTCCGCGGTGGGGGAGGCCGGAGTGCGGCTCGTGCCGGGGGCGGTACCGCCCTGCGCGGCCTCCTCGGGGCCGCAGGCGGCCGCGCCGAGGGCGAGGGCTCCGCCGATTCCGGCGAAGGCCCGCAGGGCGGTGCGGCGGGAGGGGGAACGGTGGGACACGGTGTACTCCGATCATGGGCTGGCGAGACTGTCCGGCGGCGGGCGGATCGCGTGACGCGCGCGGCGGCGGGAATCGCGGGCCTGGCCTCACACGGTGGCGGGCGCCCGGGGACGGGCGTCGCGGGAGGCGTGAGTGGGGGTGGCCGTCGACGCCACTCTGACACTGACCGGATTTTCAGTCAAATGGCCGCACCGTACGGCGAGCATGGTGTCGCCCGGTCGGCGCAGGGGTCCTCGGACGCGTCCGCATGCACTTTGATCAGCCCTTCCGTACCGATCCGTCCCTCTCGTATTGACTGAAACTTTGGTCAACGGCACGATCGAGCCATGTCCTCCACGTATCCACCCGGGCCGCGGCCGGCCCACGCGCCGCCGACGCCCGACGACCCCCGAGAGATCGGCGGCTACCGGATCCAGGCCCGGCTCGGCGCCGGTGGCATGGGTGTCGTCTACCTCGCCCACACCCCGGGCGGGCGGCCCATCGCCCTCAAGGCGGTGCGCGAGGACTTCGCCGCCGACCCCGAGTTCCGGCGGCGCTTCGCCCAGGAGGTCGCCAGCGCGAGCCGCATCCACGGCCTCTTCACCGCGCAGGTGGTGGACCACGGAGCCGACGACCGCGTCCCCTGGCTCGCCACCGCCTACGTCCCCGGCCCCTCCCTCCAGCAGGTCGTCGAGCGCCACGGCCCGCTCCCCGTCCGTACGGTGCTGCTCCTCGTCGCCGGGATCGCGGAGGCCCTCCAGGCCATCCACAGCGCGGGCGTCGTCCACCGCGACCTCAAGCCGGCCAACGTCCTGATCGCCGAGGACGGCCCCCGCGTCATCGACTTCGGCATCGCACGGGCCGCCGACGCCACCGGGCTCACCGGCACCGGCCTGCGGATCGGCACCGCCGCGTACATGGCGCCCGAGCAGGCCCTCGGCCTCGCCGTGACGCCCGCGACCGACGTCTTCGCGCTCGGCGCGCTCGCCGCGTACGTGGCCGGGGGCGCGCTGCCGTTCGGCACCGGCCCCGAGTCGGCCGCGCTGTACCGCGTGGTCCACGAGCCGGCCGACCTCTCCCACGTGCCCGCCGAGCTGCACGCCCTCCTGGAACGCTGCCTCGCCAAGCACCCCGAGGAGCGCCCCGCCCCCGCCGAACTGATCGCCGCCGCGCACGCGCACCCGGCCGTCGGCCCCGCCCCGGAGTTCACCGAGGGCTGGCTGCCGGGCGCGGTACGACGGGAGCTGCCGGGCGGGTCCGGCTGGGGGGCGCCCGACTCCACCCGTACGCCGGCGCCCACGCTCCACGACCGGCCCACCCACGTCGCCGCGGCCGTCCCCGTACCCACGCAGCGGGTCCCGGAGCCCCGCCCCGGGGACGACCGCACCCCGGCCGAACCCCCCTCGCGCCGGTCGCGTCGCCGTCGCGGGCGTACGGCCCTGATCGCGGGCGCCGCCGTCGGCCTGCTCGCGGTCGCGGCCGGGGCCGTGTACTACCTCGACGGGACCGGGGAACCGTCCTTCACACCGGGATACGCCGACGTCGAACTGACCGCCGCCGACGACGGGTACGAGTTCGACCTCGGCGCCGGGAAGGTGGTCCCCGCCGAGTCCTCCGACTGGTACCTGACGCGCGAGAAGGGGGCCTTCGTGCTGCCCGAGGAGGCGGACGCCTTCGTCGCCTCCGGATACGTGCTGAGCGCCGAGGACTGCGAGCGGGGCATCGAGACGGAACCCGTCACGAGCCTCCCCCTCGACGACCTCGGCGACGACCGGCCCTTCTGCGTCCGCAGTCCCGACGCCCGGCGGCTCGTCATCGCCCGGCTCGTCGAAGGAGCGCCGGGCCAGGGCCCGGTCACCGTGGTCCTGAGCCAGTACCGGAAGGACGGCTGAGCGGACGGCGGGCGGACGGGCGCCATGGTCGATCACTCCGTGCGCCGCTCCGGATAGGGTTCACGGCATGGCGTCTCGTAGTACTCAGATCCTTGAAGCGGCCGCCCGGGTGATCGCCCGGCGCGGGGTCCGAGGGCTCCGCGTGGAGGAACTGGCCGCCGAGGCCGGGGTCTCCACCGGCCTGATCTACTACCACTTCAAGGACCGCACCGGAATCCTGCGCCACACGCTCGAGTTCATCAACGACCGCGCCGAGCGCTACACCACCGAGCGGGGCGCCGACGCCGAGCCCCTCGGCCCGCGCGAGGAGCTCGACCAGGTCCTCCTCCTGGAGCTCCAGGACATCCCGGTGGTGCGGGAGAACAGCTCGGCCTGGGGCGAGCTGCGGGCGAGCGCCGTCTTCGACCCCGTCCTGCGCGAGGACCTCACCCGCGCGACCCTGGTGTGGGTCCAGGAGGTGGCCGGGCTCCTGGGGCAGGTGCGGCCCATGGCGTCCGCTGCCGCGCTCGCCGCCGCGGCGGAGCGGCTGACCGCCCTCCTCGAAGGCCTGAGCATGCGCTGGCTGAGCGGCGGCCTGATGATCGACCACGCGCGCACCCTCATGCGGGAGGCCGTCGAGGTGGAACTGGCCCGGCTGGGCGGGCCCTCCGAGGAGCCCGGCCCGCGCCCGTAGGACGTCCCGGCTCAGCCGACGTGGACCCGCGGGCGCAGGTCCCGGTCCGACTCCGCCTCCCGCAGGACCTCGCGGGTGACCGGGGCGACCTCGCCCTGGCCCAGGAGGAAGAAGCGGAGGAAGTTCGCGAAGGGGTTGCCCTCGGTCCACTCGAAGTAGATGTGCGGGCGGACGCCGGTGACGTCGCGCGCGTGCAGGAGGAGGGCGGCCAGCGCGTTCGGGATCGAGGACGACTCGACGGTGAGGACGCGGTAGCGGTCGTGCATGACCTCGCCGCGTACGGTCAGGCCCGCCTCGAACTCCGAGGGGTCGGTGACCGTCACCTCGATGAAGACGAAGTCCTCGGTGGTCGGCAGATCGTTGTCGGCGCGGATCTGCTCGATCTTGTCGCGGTACTCGGCGATGTCCCGGTTGTCCGGCTCGTTCGCGATGAACCGGGGCGTGCGGCGCGAGATGTCCTGGATGAACCGCTCGGCCATCTCGTCGAGATCGATGTGGGTGACCCGCAGCTCGAAGGCGCGGCCGAGCCGGGAGAGGAGGGAGATGAGGATGATGCCGGCGATGAAGCAGGCACCGATCTTCACGCCGTCCGGGCGCTCGATGACGTTGACGACGGTGGTGTAGAGGAAGACGGCGGAGATGACGCCGAAGCCGATCGTCCAGCCGCGCTGGCCGGCCTTGCGGGCGGCGATCGTCACCGCGATGGCGGCCGAGCAGATCAGGACGAGGACACCGGTGGCGTACGCGCCGCCCTGGGCGTCGACGTCGGCGTCGAAGATCCACGTCACGAGGAAGGCGACCAGGGTGAAGACGATGACCATCGGACGCACCGCGCGGGCCCAGTGCGGGGCCATGCCGTACTTGGGCAGATAGCGCGGCATCAGGTTCAGCAGGCCGGCCATGGCGGAGGCGCCCGCGAACCAGAGGATCGCGATGGTGGAGATGTCGTAGATCGTGCCGAAGGTGTTGCCGAGGTACTCGTGGGCCAGATAGGCGAGGGCACGGCCGTTGGCCTGGCCGCCGGACTCGAACTCCTTCTCCGGGATGAGGACCGTGGTGATGAAGCTCGTGCAGATCAGGAAGACGCTCATGATCAGCGCGGCCGTGGTCAGCAGCTTCTTCGTGTCCCGGATGCGGCCCGTGGGCTTCTCCTCGGTGTCGCCCGGGTCGCCCTGGACGTGCGGCATGACGGCGACGCCGGTCTCGAAGCCGGACAGGCCGAGCGCGAGCTTCGGGAAGACCAGCAGGGCGACGCCGACCATGGCGAAGACGTTTCCGTGCTCGGCGGTCAGGGCGGCGGTCCAGTCGGTGACCACATGGCCCTCGGTGAGGACGTGCCACAGGCCGCTGATCACGACGACCACGTTCAGGGCGAGGTAGATGCCGACCAGGAAGACGGCGACGCCGACGGCCTCCAGGAAGCCCTTGAGGAACACCGCACCGAGCAGGGCGATCAGCACGAGCGTGATGATCATCTGCTTGTTGTGCAGCGCCTCCTCCAGATGCGGGTTCTCGACGAGGTGGGTGGAGGCGTCGGCCGCCGACAGGGTGATGGTGATCAGGAAGTCGGTCGCGGCGAAGCCGAGGAGGGTCAGGACGAAGAGCTTGCCCTTCCAGAAGGACAGCAGGCGCGACAGCATCGCGATCGAACCCTCGCCGCGCGGGCTCTCCTCCGCCACCCGCCGGTAGACGGGCAGGGCGCCCGCCAGGGTGACGATCACCAGGACGATCGTCGCGACGGGCGAGAGCAGCCCGGCGGCCAGGGCCGCGATGCCGGGCTGGTAGCCGAGGGTGGAGAAGTAGTCGACACCGGTCAGGCACATCACCCGCCACCAGCGCTGCCCCTGGTGCCCGGCGTCCGCGGCCGGTTCCTTGGGGCGCGAGGGCTTGCCCTTCCCCATGTCGGAGAGGCCCTCCAGCATCCACGCGCGCAATCGTCCGGAGCGGGCGTCCTGTTTGGTGGCCATCGGGTGTCCCTGGGGTGTTGGTGGGGGCGACTCGGCGGTCGAGCTGACTGTCGACTTTCGGCCATCAGATCGACGGCCGGGCAAGCCTAAACAGACGGCGAGCCGCCGACCGGGGGTCACGCGTCAGGGAAGCGTCAAGATCCCCCTGTCGGACGTCGTACTTGTCACACCGGAGACGCTTGTGGGGCTCGGCGCAGGCGCCTGTGGCCCTCAGCGGCTGCCGAAGGCCTGGGTCCAGTAGGGGCCGCCGGAGGTGTGGAGCCCGATGCCGATCTCCTTGAAGTCGCAGTTGAGGATGTTCGCCCGGTGACCGGGGCTGTTCATCCAGGAATCCATCACCTGCGCCGCGGTGGTCTGGCCCTTCGCGATGTTCTCGCCGTAGGACGACCATGCGTATCCGGCGGCCGTGATGCGCTCGCCCGGGCCGTCGCCGTCGGGGTTGGTGTGGTCGAAGAAGTCCCGCGCGGCCATGTCGTCGGAGTGCCCCTGGGCGGCCTTGGTGAGCAGGGGGTGCTCGGTCAGCGGCCCGCAGCCGGCCTTGGCCCGTTCCGAGTTCACGAGGCTGATCACCTGCTGCTCGGTGGAACCGGAACCGGAACCGGAACCGGAACCAGATCCGGATCCGGGCGCTGTCGGTGTGGTGCGCGTGGGCTCGGGCGCGGACGTGGCCGTACGCGTCGGGCGGGGCGATGCGGGCGGCGAGGTGCGGGAAGCGGTCGGGGTGGGACGCGAGGGCGCGGGGGTCTTGAGGGGGGTCTTCGACGCCCCGGCCGACGGGGAGGGGGTGGCCGAGGCCGTGGCGGTCGCGCTCGACTCCTGCGCGGCGGGCAGTCCGGCGTCGGCGGTCGTGGCGAGGGTGGTGTCCCTGGCCTCCGTACCCTCGTCGGGGCCGCTGGTCAGGGTGAAGGCGCCGCCGGCGACCGCCACCACGGCTATGCCCGCCGCGACGACGAGACGCCTGCGGCCGCGCTGCCGCTGCTGCCGGCGCCGACGGCGGGTGGCGCGGGAACTGCGGGGGCCGCGGCCGGCGGGGGCCGCGCCGGGCCCGGACGGGGCTCCGGCGCTCTGCGGTGGCGCCGCCTGCCGGGAGCTCGCGGCGACGGTCTCGAAACCGGAATCGGGATCGGAACCGAGACCGGCGCGCTCGCGGACGCCCGCGAGGAGCAGCGCGGCCGGAGGTACCAGGAGCAGTCCGGCGAGCAGCCCCTCGGCCGGTACGAGCCCGCTCCACAGACCGGCGCAGTGCGCGCACGCGCGCGCGTGACGGGCGATGCGCTTGCGCCAGAGGGCGGACGGCCGGCCGTCCCAGGCGTCGGTCTCGTACCGCAGCGTGGCGCAGGGCGGGTTCTGCGACAGGGCCCGCACGACGACCCGCGCACCGTCGAGACGGTCCTTCATCCGCTGGACCCGCACCGCGGTGTGCTGCGGGGACAGCTGCAGGGCGGCGGCCACCTCGTGGCGGCTGAGCTCGCCGGCGCACTCCAGCCACCACAGGGAGAGCAGCTCCCGGTCGTCGGGTTCCAGCCAGCGGGTGGCCTCGGCGGTCTCGCGTCGCTGGCCGGAAAGGTTCAGCCGGACCACGGCCAGCTCCACGAAATCGGACCCGGGCTGCGCGATCTCGCGGGCGTCGTCGAGGCCGCCCGCGGGGAGCCCGGTCCGCTGCTGCCGGTGCCAGTGGCTGCGGACGCCGTTCATGGTGATGGCGACCAGCCAGGACCTGAAGCTGTCCGGGGAGCGCAGGTCGCCGAGTCCGGCGAGCGCCCGCAGCATCGTCTCCTGGACGACGTCGTCGACGTCGTGGTGACCGTTCATCGCCCGGCCCACGATGTTGTAGACCAGCGGCAGGTGGAGGGCGAGGAGCCGGTCCTGCGCCCGAGGGTCTCCGCTCTGTGCCGCCCTGACCAGTTCCGTACCGTGCTGTGCGCCCATGCTCCGAATCACCCTGCCTGTTCCCGCTGTCGTCGACGGCCAACACGTGGGAGATCACGCGGGGGCGGCCCGATAACAGAAACCTGCGGAGCGGTTCCGGAAGAACCTCCTTCCGTACGGCAGGCCAGGAGGATCTCCGGGTCTTCGTGGCTTCTGCCAATACGAGCTCGCGTCATGATCCGGCAAGACTGCCAGGGCATGACGGATCACCAGGCACATGACCGAGCACTGGGGAGGACCGCGCGATGAGCGTGCAGCAGTACGACGAGATCGGTGAGGCGTTCGAGGGCTTCAAGTCCCTGCCGCTGACGCAGTACGGGGAGGTGCCCAGCTTCCTGGGCCTGGTGGGTGACGTCCGGGGCAGGTCGGTCCTCGACCTCGCCTCCGGCACGGGTTTCTACAGCAGGGAGTTCAGGCGGCGGGGCGCCTCCGAGGTGCTCGGCATCGACATCTCGGGCGAGATGGTCGCGGCGGCGCGGGCCTTCGAGGAGAGCGATCCGCTGGGCGTGCGCTACGAGGTGGGGGACGTGTCCGAGCTGCGCGCCCTCGAAGAGCGCTTCGACATCGCGCTGGGGGTCCAGCTGCTCAACTACGCGCCGGACATCGCCACCATGGAGCGGATGTGCCGCCATGTGCACCGGAGCCTGAAGCCCGGTGCCGAGTTCTTCGTGCTCGCGCAGAAGCCGGACTATCGCTTCGACGGGCCGTCCCTCGCCAAGTACGGCTTCCTCTGCGAGGCGACCGGCGAGGAGATCGAGACGGGACCGCGCGTCCGGATCACCGCGCTGCTCGACCCGCCGATCTCGTTCGTCGGCGCCTGCCCGCGCCGCGAGGTGTACGAGGACTCCCTGCGTGCGGCGGGCTTCGGGGACCTGACCTGGGTGCCGCTGGAGATCTCCGAGGCGGGCGTCCGCGAGTTCGGCGAGGAGTTCTGGGCGGACTGTCTCGCCAACCCGCCGTTCGAACTCCTGCGCTGCCGCGCCTGACGGCCGCAGCCGCTCGAACGGCCCGCGCCCGGATGCCCTCGCGGCGGAACACGGGCAGGCTGGTGCTCCGGACCGGGCGCGCGCCCCACAGGCGCCGCCCGGCCGGGAGGCACGGTCGCGGGAACAGGGCAGGGGAGGACGGCATGACAGGGTCGGGCCCCGGAACACGTCCCGCCGCGCGGCTCCTCGCGCGGCTCGCCCTGCTCGCGGCCCTCGGCTCGCTGGTCGTTCTCCTGCTCGCGCTGGGCGACGGCGGCCTCCTGGTGGTGGGGGCGGGGTTCCTCGGCCTGGTGCTCTGCGCCGCCGGCATCTGGTGGTTCGTCGCGCACCGAGGCGCGGTACGCCTCATCGGGCTGCTCCTGGCGATCGCCGCGCCCATCGGCGTCGTGGTCCTCTTCGCCTACGGCGGGCTGTGGCTGACGGCCCTGATCCTGTGCCTGTGCTGGGGCGTGGCGCTGGCCTGCGCGAGGCAGGCGCTGCGCAGATCGCGGCCGAAGCGGTCCATGCGGGCGGTGGCGGCGGAGCCGCCGAAGAACCCGGTCCTGATCATGAACCCGAAGTCCGGGGGCGGGAAGGTCGGCCGCTTCCACCTGGTCGAGCGGGCGGAGGAGCTCGGGGCGCGGGTGATCCTGCTCGACCCGTCCGCCCCGGCGGACGTCGCCGAACTGGCCCGCGGGGCGGTGACCGAGGGCGCGGACCTCCTGGGCGTCGCGGGCGGCGACGGCACCCAGGCCCTGGTCGCGGCGGTCGCAGCCGAGCACGACCTGCCGTTCCTGGTCATCTCGGCCGGCACCCGCAACCACTTCGCCATGGACCTGGGCCTCGACCGCTCCGACCCGTCCCGCTGCCTCGACGCGCTGACCGACGGCGAGGAACTCCGGATCGACCTGGGCGACGTCGACGGCCGGGCCTTCGTCAACACGGTGTCCTTCGGCGTCTACGCCGACGTCGTCCAACACCCCGAGTACCGGGACGCCAAGGCGGGCACGGCACTCACCCTCATGCCGGACCTCCTCCTGGGCGACGGCGTACGCCGCCTGGACGCACGCATCGACGACACGATGCTCTCCGCCCAACAGGCCCTGCTGATCAGCAACAACCCCTACGTCTCGCCCGACGAACTGACCGGCGGCGGCCGCCGTCCCACCCTCGACGACGGCGAACTGGGAGTCCTCGGCATCCGGGTGGAAGACGCGGCCCAGGCCGCCGACCTGGCCGTACGGGGCTCGCAGTCCACGGCCCTGACCGTCCGCACGGCCCACCGCGTCGAAGTGACCGCCCACACGGCCGAGATCCCGGTGGCAGTGGACGGCGAGGCCCTCCGCATGCCCACCCCGGTCACCTGCACCCTCCGCCCCGGCGCCCTCCGCGTCCGAGTCCCCCGCAACCGCCCGGGCGTCCCCGCACCCGTACCGCCCGTGAGATGGCGCCGCATCTTCGACCTGGCGTTCGGCCGCCGTATCTGAGGGAGGGCGACAGCGGTATTCGGTCAAATACCGTTCCAAGTTCACCAGTGGGGTGATTGTCGCTCTTGTGGTCTGGCGACTCCCGGGGTTCACCGTGAGGATGCCCGCCGTAACGGTGAACGGGGGAGCGGCGTGAAGCAAGGTCGGGGTTCGGGCGTGCGGGAGCGTTCCGAAGAGGGGGAGCCCGACGGGCCGGCGGTGCCGGCGCAGGCAGGTTCAGGGGCACCGGCCGAGGAGCACCTCAGGGGGGTCGATCCGTCCGAGTCCGAGGTGACCCGGCTGCTCTGCCAAGCGCTCCACGCGCGTCCCGACCGGGTGCGGGCCGTCAAGGCATGGTGGGTGAAGGTTCGAGGCCGGGGTGAGAAGCAGGCCAAGCCCCGTCGCAGTAGTCGACGGCGCATCTACCTGGAGGGCGGGGACGACTGCCCGCCCCTGGGCGAGCCCATGGCGCAATGGGTACTGGACCATGTGCTGCACGGGCCACGGCTGCCGGTACCGTCCTACGGCTTCGACGCCATGCCGGTTCTCGCGCACAGTCTGCGAGCGAGACGGCGACGACGGGTGCGACGTATCGCGGTGCTTGTACTGGTGGTTTCCGTGGCGTGCGCGGTGCCCCGACCTGCCGCCGTCTGGGGGCTGGCTCTCCTCGTCGCGCTCGTCATGTGGTGGGCCGCTCTGCGAGCGGCCCGGAACGGGAAAAGGTCGAGGCTCGCGCGGTCGCCTCGCGTGGCGTATTTCGTGTTGTCCGTTCCGCTGCTCTGCGCTCTGGTCCCTTGGAAAGCATCGGGCTCGGTGATCTCCATGCGCGCCGGGATTCTCCTCTTGCCGGTGGCCTGGTTGGCGGCGGCCGCGCTCGCTTGCACGGTGGACCGGATGGCGGCCCGGGCCGCGATGGCCCGGACCGTTCGGAACGGCGCGGCGACCGACTGCCTTCCCTGGTCTGCTGTCAGGGCGAGGCGACGGGCCGCGTCGCTCGAAGAGGGTCAGGCCAGGAAGGAATTGCCCTACGACCAACCTGAGCGCTTCGTGGGGGCCGGGCGGGACGTGTGGGGCGTGGCTGACATCAGTATTCCGCTGAAACACAAGGACCCGCTCGGACGGATCGAGCTCTCCGGCGAGACCGAGCTGCTCGACCGAGTGGGTGCCGCACTCGACGAACTGGGCGGATCCGGGGACATCACCGATCCGCTGCCCGGCTTCTCTGTCGCGCAGGTACTGGGCCTTCCGTCGGCTCTGTGGCTGCAGCGCATCGGTGCCCCGAAGGTCACGCTCCCGGACCTTCGGGGCCGGGGCCGTCGCTCGCCTTCCAGCGTGCCGGACCGGCTGTACCTGCGGGCGCAGTGCGTCAGCTGGGCCGGTCAGATCGTGGTCAATGTGTTCGTCCACGCGGCCCTGGAGGCCGGAGAACTGCGGCTCACCGTGCGGCCGCACGTGATGACACCTCTCTACAACGAACTGCGGGTGGCCGACGCACCCTTGTCCAAGAGGGGAGTGCGACTCCTCGGCTGGGTGGCTCTGCAGGGGTTGCTGGACGCGGCCGGAGGGCCGTTCGCGCTCTTCCGGTTCGTGAGGCGCCTCGCGCTGCGCGAGCCGGGCGTGGCGCGCACCGAGGAGAAGGATCCGGTGAGCCTCCGCGACCGCTACTCCATGGAGGAGATCACGGACATGCACCAGAGCGACGACGCGAAGAGGCACGTCGTGCTGATGCAGACGTGCATCTTCCGCTCGGTCGCCGCCTACCTCGAAGAACTGGGAATCGATACCGCCCGATATCACGAGCAGGTGGCGATGGTCATCACCAACATCCAGGTCTACGGCGACAACAACGCGCCGATCCAGAACGTTGCAGGTAGCGGCATCAGCCAGGTAGGTCAGGAAAACTAGTGGTCAGGAGTGTACGGATGATCGTGGGACGTCGTCGCCAGGAGCCCGAAGCGGGGCACGGCTCGGGGATCTCCATCGGGGGCAGCAACATCGCTCCGGTGCAGAACGTCGTAGGGCAGAACATCTCGAACGTCCACCAGTCCGCCGCGATCGAGGGCAGCGCTGTCGTCGACCGCGCAACCGTGCGCGAGCTCCTGGAAGGCTTGCGCGCCGATGTGGAGCGCCATGAGGCGGAACTGCCGAACGTGTCGCTGATCCGCGGCGTGGTGGACTCGATCGACACCGCGCTCGTAGCCCCTGACGTGCGAGAGACAGGGGCGCTGACCGGTGTCGCGCACGCGCTGCCGGCCCTGGTGGCGGGAACCGCGGTACAGCAGGCGGGAGAGGCGCTTGCCCAGGCCATCGCGGGATGGGCGGGGTGAGATATCGCCCCTCACCTACTACGGCGCGTGCGGGAGGAGTGACGGGTGGGGGAGGCGGCGCCCGAGGAGTCGCGAGAGCGTCCCGTCAAGGAGCGGGTCAGGCCGTAGGCGGTGGTGAGCCAGGCGGCCACCGCGATCCACAGGAGGGCTCGGCCCAGGGTGTCCAGCCAGGTCGTCCCGGTGGCCGTCGCGGTCGACAGGGACGCCACCGCCGTCATGCCGAGGGGGAAGACCGTCGCCCA
This is a stretch of genomic DNA from Streptomyces sp. R44. It encodes these proteins:
- a CDS encoding sigma-70 family RNA polymerase sigma factor, whose product is MGAQHGTELVRAAQSGDPRAQDRLLALHLPLVYNIVGRAMNGHHDVDDVVQETMLRALAGLGDLRSPDSFRSWLVAITMNGVRSHWHRQQRTGLPAGGLDDAREIAQPGSDFVELAVVRLNLSGQRRETAEATRWLEPDDRELLSLWWLECAGELSRHEVAAALQLSPQHTAVRVQRMKDRLDGARVVVRALSQNPPCATLRYETDAWDGRPSALWRKRIARHARACAHCAGLWSGLVPAEGLLAGLLLVPPAALLLAGVRERAGLGSDPDSGFETVAASSRQAAPPQSAGAPSGPGAAPAGRGPRSSRATRRRRRQQRQRGRRRLVVAAGIAVVAVAGGAFTLTSGPDEGTEARDTTLATTADAGLPAAQESSATATASATPSPSAGASKTPLKTPAPSRPTPTASRTSPPASPRPTRTATSAPEPTRTTPTAPGSGSGSGSGSGSGSTEQQVISLVNSERAKAGCGPLTEHPLLTKAAQGHSDDMAARDFFDHTNPDGDGPGERITAAGYAWSSYGENIAKGQTTAAQVMDSWMNSPGHRANILNCDFKEIGIGLHTSGGPYWTQAFGSR
- a CDS encoding diacylglycerol kinase family protein — translated: MTGSGPGTRPAARLLARLALLAALGSLVVLLLALGDGGLLVVGAGFLGLVLCAAGIWWFVAHRGAVRLIGLLLAIAAPIGVVVLFAYGGLWLTALILCLCWGVALACARQALRRSRPKRSMRAVAAEPPKNPVLIMNPKSGGGKVGRFHLVERAEELGARVILLDPSAPADVAELARGAVTEGADLLGVAGGDGTQALVAAVAAEHDLPFLVISAGTRNHFAMDLGLDRSDPSRCLDALTDGEELRIDLGDVDGRAFVNTVSFGVYADVVQHPEYRDAKAGTALTLMPDLLLGDGVRRLDARIDDTMLSAQQALLISNNPYVSPDELTGGGRRPTLDDGELGVLGIRVEDAAQAADLAVRGSQSTALTVRTAHRVEVTAHTAEIPVAVDGEALRMPTPVTCTLRPGALRVRVPRNRPGVPAPVPPVRWRRIFDLAFGRRI
- a CDS encoding class I SAM-dependent methyltransferase, with the protein product MSVQQYDEIGEAFEGFKSLPLTQYGEVPSFLGLVGDVRGRSVLDLASGTGFYSREFRRRGASEVLGIDISGEMVAAARAFEESDPLGVRYEVGDVSELRALEERFDIALGVQLLNYAPDIATMERMCRHVHRSLKPGAEFFVLAQKPDYRFDGPSLAKYGFLCEATGEEIETGPRVRITALLDPPISFVGACPRREVYEDSLRAAGFGDLTWVPLEISEAGVREFGEEFWADCLANPPFELLRCRA